The window CGAATTTGTTTAAAAAGCAATCCTCTACTGGGAGAAAATATAAAAGAAAATGCTACAAATACAGCAGCAACTAATACAATTACTGGTCCTGTAGAAAGGTTGTTCTGACTAGCGCTTATTGCGGTTCCAAATACACCAGAAAAAGCACCAAAAATTGCAGCTAAGAAAACCATGGTTGCAAGACTGTTTGTCCATTGTCGTGCAGCAGCAGCAGGAGCGAGTAGCATAGCACTCATTAAAACTACACCAACGGTTTGTAAACCTAAAACAATAGCTAAAACAATAAAAGTAGTTATAAGAATATCTATGAACTTGGTGTTAAAGCCAAGTGTTTTCGTGTAGTCGGCATCAAAAAGTAAGAGTTTAAATTCTTTCCAGAAAAGTAAAAGAACACACAAACAAATGCCTGTTACAATTGCCATTAACCAAACATCACTTTCTACTAATGTTGCAGCTTGACCAAATAAATATTTATCTAAACCTGCTTGATTGGCATTGGGTTGTTTTTGAATAAATGTAAGTAGCAACATCCCGAAACCAAAAAATAGAGAAAGGATTAAGCCTAAAGCAGTATCACTTTTTAAATGGGTTTTTGTGATTATTCCTCGAATCCAAAAGGTGCCAACTAGTCCGCTAACTAAAGCTCCCAAAAGAAGTGTGTTGCTGTCTTTTGCTCCAGTTATTAAAAAAGCGATTGCAATTCCAGGTAGTGCTGCATGCGAAATAGCATCCCCTAAAAGACTTTGTTTTCGTAGTACAGCAAAGCTACCAAGCATTCCTGTAACAGCGCCTAAAATAGCGGTTCCAAGGGTGATGGTTCTAAGTGTGTAGTCTGTAAAGACTAATGAAAAATATTCTGTTATGTCCATAATTTCTGCGAAGGCAGGAACCTCTTCCTACTACACAATCTGTTTTTTATTGTCATTGCGAGACTTTTTGAAGTCGTGGCAATCTGTTGGTTTCTTGTTTTGTTTCTGTTCATTTTGTCTTGATACAAAACGAACCAAAAAATCACAATCAAAATTAGGAAATTGCTAAAGCATCTTTCGCTTTCGAGATTTCATGCTTGAAGCTACGCTTCGCATCTTCATCTCTTCGCTCAATATTTCTGAATTTTGATGTTTTCCGACTTTGTCGGAATTTCAAGTTTAATTTTTCTTTTGACTTTCATTATTTAAATCAAATAACTTTTCCTTTTTTTTTAAGGGAAGGAATTTTTCTAATTATATTTATTTTTTTGTCAGTTCGAGTGATTCCGATTTTTCTTCGGAATTGTATCGAGAACTTTAATTGACTTCTCGATACAATTTGTTCATTCTTCACAAATCACTCGAACTGACATCCTTTTAGTTAATCGAGTAAACTCTGCCAACTGATGACTGCTCAACGCTAACTATTTACTGCTTACTATTTATTTCTGAACACTCACTTTATAGTTAATACCATAAGTCTTGGTTAAATTATCATCATTAAAAATGTCTTTAACTGGTCCTGTGGCAATTTTCTTCACATTTAAAAAAGTTACCCAATCAAAATATTCCGGAACGGTTTGTAAATCGTGATGTACTACAATTACTGTTTTTCCTGCTTTTCGTAATTCTTTTAAAATATTAATGATTGCAATTTCTGTGGTTGCATCTACACCTTGAAAAGGTTCATCCATAAAATAAATGGATGCGTTTTGTACTAACGCTCTTGCCAAGAATATACGTTGTTGTTGTCCGCCAGAAAGCTGACTAATTTGTCTTCCTTTAAAGGAAAGCATCCCAACTTTTTCTAAGGCTTCCAGAGCTGCTTTTTTTTCTTTTTGTTTCGGACGCTTAATCCAACCTAGACTACCATAAGTTCCCATCATCACCACGTCTAAGGCTGTTGTTGGGAAATCCCAATCTACACTACCTTTTTGCGGAACGTATGCTACTAGTTTTCGTTGTTTGTCATAAGGCTTTCCGTAAATAGTTACACTTCCAGCAATGGGTTTTAGTATGCCTAAAATAGATTTTATAAGTGTGGATTTTCCAGCGCCGTTTGGACCAACAATAGCCATAAGTACGCCTTCCGGAATTTCTAAATCAATATCCCAAAGTACAGGTTTGTAGTTGTAGGCAACGGTTAGGTCGTCTACTTTTACTGCTAATACTCCTGCGAAGGCAGGAGTCTCATTAATAGGGATACTACTTTTAATATTTTCTTCTGAATTGTTTTTCATTAATACTAGTTTTTAAAACCCTTCCGTCTTTAAGCTTTTTCGGAAGCTTAAATCCACCTTCCCTTAAAAAAAAGGAAGGAATTTATTCTAATTATATTTTGTATTCCATCGAGTAAGCACTGAAAACAGTGACTGAAAACTGTATACTATTTAAGAGCATTCACAATTGTATTCACATTATACTCAAACATACCAATATAGGTTCCTTCTACGGTTCCGGCATTTCCTAATGCATCCGAATATAAAGTACCACCAATAGTTACTTCATGATCTTTAGAGTTA is drawn from Lacinutrix sp. WUR7 and contains these coding sequences:
- a CDS encoding metal ABC transporter permease — translated: MDITEYFSLVFTDYTLRTITLGTAILGAVTGMLGSFAVLRKQSLLGDAISHAALPGIAIAFLITGAKDSNTLLLGALVSGLVGTFWIRGIITKTHLKSDTALGLILSLFFGFGMLLLTFIQKQPNANQAGLDKYLFGQAATLVESDVWLMAIVTGICLCVLLLFWKEFKLLLFDADYTKTLGFNTKFIDILITTFIVLAIVLGLQTVGVVLMSAMLLAPAAAARQWTNSLATMVFLAAIFGAFSGVFGTAISASQNNLSTGPVIVLVAAVFVAFSFIFSPSRGLLFKQIRFIKNRRDLELHKTLAFMYHIAETHENISHPHTIKLLNNFQGFTKKTLQKLVEKNYATIDGSMWSLTDLGFETAANLYTKQNTEDE
- a CDS encoding metal ABC transporter ATP-binding protein produces the protein MKNNSEENIKSSIPINETPAFAGVLAVKVDDLTVAYNYKPVLWDIDLEIPEGVLMAIVGPNGAGKSTLIKSILGILKPIAGSVTIYGKPYDKQRKLVAYVPQKGSVDWDFPTTALDVVMMGTYGSLGWIKRPKQKEKKAALEALEKVGMLSFKGRQISQLSGGQQQRIFLARALVQNASIYFMDEPFQGVDATTEIAIINILKELRKAGKTVIVVHHDLQTVPEYFDWVTFLNVKKIATGPVKDIFNDDNLTKTYGINYKVSVQK